The following proteins come from a genomic window of Hymenobacter canadensis:
- a CDS encoding K(+)-transporting ATPase subunit C: MNQNLLPAFRLTLVLLVVCCLIYPVMVWAGAQLAPNSGQGETISHNGRVVGYDNVGQNFTRPEYFQGRPSAVDYNAAGSAGSNKGPSNPEYLATVQARLDTFLVQNPGVTKAQVPAELLTASGSGLDPHLSPAAAAVQVARVAKARNLDAAKVQSLVTATTQHSAFGPDRVNVLRLNVALDALQNR, from the coding sequence ATGAACCAGAACCTGCTTCCCGCATTCCGCCTGACCCTTGTGCTACTAGTGGTCTGCTGCCTGATTTACCCCGTGATGGTGTGGGCCGGTGCCCAGCTGGCCCCCAACAGCGGCCAAGGCGAAACCATCAGCCACAACGGCCGCGTGGTGGGCTACGACAATGTCGGCCAGAACTTCACACGGCCCGAGTACTTCCAGGGCCGCCCCTCGGCCGTGGATTACAACGCCGCCGGCTCGGCTGGCTCCAACAAAGGCCCCAGCAACCCCGAGTACCTCGCCACCGTGCAGGCCCGCCTCGATACGTTTCTGGTGCAGAACCCCGGCGTAACCAAGGCCCAGGTGCCGGCTGAGCTGCTCACCGCTTCCGGCTCGGGCCTCGACCCGCACCTCTCACCGGCCGCCGCCGCCGTGCAGGTGGCCCGGGTGGCCAAAGCGCGCAACCTGGACGCTGCCAAAGTTCAGTCTCTGGTAACGGCCACCACCCAGCACAGCGCCTTCGGCCCCGACCGGGTGAACGTGCTACGCCTGAACGTGGCCCTCGACGCCCTGCAGAACCGCTAG
- the kdpB gene encoding potassium-transporting ATPase subunit KdpB — translation MSTKSQSLFQPALVSEAIKQAFVKLDPRIMFRNPVMFTVEIGTVVMLLVTLGLLVKPDAAQGSFGYNFTVFVVLFLTLLFANFAEAIAEARGKAQAESLRKTREETPARVLDANGQESSVSSSQLQKGQIFLVEAGEIIPTDGEIIEGLATIDESAITGESAPVIREAGGDKSSVTGGTKVLSDRIKVVVTTAPGESFLDKMIALVEGASRQKTPNEIALTILLAGFTLVFVLVCVTLAPFAEYSNTPIAISAFIALFVCLIPTTIGGLLSAIGIAGMDRALRANVITKSGKAVETAGDIDVLLLDKTGTITIGNRKATHFWPAPGIEARQFIELATLSSLTDETPEGKSIVELAREQQVDPQLLQSRLQGAELIKFTAETRSSGVTLADGQRIRKGASDAIRQLAVKAGQPFPQETSERVDAIANNGGTPLVLSENDRVLGVVELQDIIKPGIQERFERLRKMGIKTVMVTGDNPLTAKFIAEKAGVDDFIAEAKPEDKMQYIRNEQQQGRLVAMMGDGTNDAPALAQADVGVAMNSGTQAAKEAGNMVDLDNDPTKLIEVVEIGKQLLMTRGTLTTFSIANDVAKYFAIVPALFMVAIPALGALNIMGLKSPQSAILSAVIFNAIIIPALVPLALRGVAYKPIGASALLRRNLLVYGLGGVIVPFIGIKVIDLLVGLFL, via the coding sequence ATGTCTACCAAATCTCAATCTCTCTTTCAACCCGCGCTGGTGTCGGAGGCCATCAAACAGGCGTTCGTGAAGCTCGACCCGCGCATCATGTTCCGCAACCCGGTGATGTTCACCGTGGAAATCGGGACGGTGGTGATGCTGCTCGTGACGCTGGGGCTGCTGGTGAAGCCGGACGCCGCCCAGGGCTCGTTCGGCTACAACTTCACCGTGTTTGTGGTGCTGTTCCTGACGCTGCTGTTCGCCAACTTCGCCGAGGCTATTGCCGAGGCCCGCGGCAAGGCCCAGGCCGAAAGCCTGCGCAAAACCCGCGAGGAAACGCCCGCCCGCGTGCTTGATGCCAACGGACAGGAGTCGTCGGTTTCCTCCTCCCAGCTCCAGAAGGGCCAGATTTTCCTGGTGGAAGCCGGCGAAATCATTCCTACCGACGGGGAGATTATAGAGGGACTGGCCACCATTGACGAGTCGGCCATTACGGGCGAGTCGGCTCCGGTGATTCGGGAGGCCGGCGGGGATAAGTCCAGCGTAACGGGCGGGACCAAGGTGCTGTCGGACCGCATTAAAGTGGTGGTGACGACGGCCCCCGGCGAGTCGTTTCTGGACAAGATGATTGCCCTGGTGGAAGGCGCTTCGCGGCAGAAAACGCCCAACGAAATTGCCCTCACCATTCTGCTGGCCGGGTTTACGCTGGTGTTCGTGCTGGTGTGCGTTACGCTGGCCCCGTTTGCCGAATACTCCAACACGCCCATTGCCATTTCGGCCTTCATTGCGCTGTTCGTGTGTCTGATTCCGACTACCATCGGCGGGCTGCTCTCGGCCATCGGCATTGCGGGCATGGACCGCGCGCTGCGGGCCAACGTCATCACCAAAAGCGGCAAAGCCGTGGAAACGGCCGGCGACATCGACGTGCTGCTGCTGGATAAAACCGGCACCATCACCATCGGCAACCGCAAAGCCACCCACTTCTGGCCCGCTCCCGGCATTGAGGCGCGGCAGTTTATCGAACTGGCCACCCTCTCCTCACTCACCGACGAAACGCCCGAGGGCAAGAGCATTGTGGAGCTTGCCCGGGAGCAGCAGGTAGATCCGCAGCTGCTGCAAAGCCGTTTGCAGGGCGCCGAGCTGATCAAGTTCACGGCCGAAACCCGCAGCTCCGGCGTGACCCTCGCCGACGGTCAGCGCATCCGCAAGGGCGCTTCTGATGCCATTCGCCAGTTAGCGGTAAAAGCCGGCCAGCCCTTCCCGCAGGAGACATCGGAGCGGGTTGATGCCATTGCCAATAACGGCGGCACGCCGCTTGTGCTGAGCGAAAACGACCGAGTGCTGGGCGTGGTAGAGCTGCAGGACATCATCAAGCCCGGCATTCAGGAGCGGTTTGAGCGCCTGCGCAAAATGGGCATCAAGACGGTGATGGTAACCGGCGACAACCCGCTCACGGCCAAGTTCATTGCCGAAAAGGCCGGCGTGGACGACTTCATTGCCGAGGCCAAGCCCGAGGACAAGATGCAATACATCCGCAACGAGCAGCAGCAGGGCCGCCTGGTGGCTATGATGGGCGACGGCACCAACGACGCCCCCGCCCTGGCCCAGGCCGACGTGGGAGTGGCCATGAACTCGGGCACCCAGGCCGCCAAAGAGGCCGGCAACATGGTGGACCTCGACAACGACCCCACCAAGCTCATCGAGGTGGTGGAAATCGGGAAGCAGCTGCTGATGACGCGCGGCACGCTCACCACGTTTTCGATTGCCAACGACGTGGCCAAGTACTTCGCCATTGTGCCCGCGCTGTTCATGGTGGCCATTCCGGCCCTGGGCGCGCTCAACATCATGGGCCTGAAGTCGCCGCAGTCGGCCATTCTTTCGGCCGTGATTTTCAACGCCATCATCATCCCGGCGCTGGTGCCGCTGGCGCTGCGCGGGGTGGCCTACAAACCCATCGGGGCCTCAGCGCTGCTGCGCCGCAACCTGCTAGTGTACGGCCTGGGCGGCGTCATCGTCCCCTTCATCGGCATCAAGGTCATTGACCTGCTGGTGGGGCTGTTTTTGTAA
- the kdpA gene encoding potassium-transporting ATPase subunit KdpA, translated as MNNELLSIGGIYLVTLVLALPLGAYLARVFRGEKNLLDFMRPVENGIYRLSGIDARREMSWQQHMVALLTINLVWFLLAMLVLSTQGSLPLNPDGNPSMAPDLAFNTAISFLVNCNLQHYSGESGLSYLSQIVVITFLQFVSAATGIAAAVVVFNALQTRTTEKLGNFYDYFVKSLTRLLLPGALLVALILAFNGTPMTLQGKQELITLQGDSVAVSRGPVAAMVAIKELGTNGGGFYGANSAHPLENPNFITNAVENIALVIIPIAMVFALGFYLKRRKLSYMIFGVMTVGFLALLAPTVYYEMHGNPAISQMGVDQALGAMEGKEIRFGAAASAYWSITNTIISCGSVNSMHDSFMPISGMSQMLGMMTNAFYGGCGVGLLNFFAYLIIAVFIAGLMVGRTPELLGKKIEAREMKIAILVTLLHPLLILAGTALTAHLYVGNPTEYAGWLANPGYHGFSEMLYEFTSASANNGSGFEGLGDNTPWWNISTGVVLLLARFLPIIGPVAIAGLLARKKYVPESAGTLPADTATFGVMVLAVIVIIAALAFFPALALGPLAEHFSLY; from the coding sequence ATGAACAACGAACTACTCAGCATCGGCGGGATATACCTCGTTACGCTGGTGCTGGCCCTGCCGCTGGGCGCGTATCTGGCCCGGGTGTTCCGGGGCGAAAAGAACCTGCTCGACTTCATGCGGCCCGTCGAGAACGGCATCTACCGGCTGTCCGGCATTGATGCCCGCCGCGAGATGAGCTGGCAGCAGCACATGGTGGCGCTGCTCACCATCAACCTCGTGTGGTTTCTGCTGGCCATGCTGGTGCTCAGCACCCAGGGGAGCCTGCCGCTCAATCCCGACGGCAACCCCTCGATGGCCCCCGATCTGGCTTTCAACACGGCCATTTCCTTTTTGGTGAACTGCAACCTGCAGCACTACTCCGGCGAGTCGGGCCTGTCGTACCTCTCCCAAATCGTGGTGATTACCTTCCTGCAGTTTGTGAGTGCCGCGACCGGCATTGCGGCGGCCGTAGTGGTGTTCAACGCCCTCCAGACCCGCACTACCGAGAAGCTGGGCAACTTCTACGACTACTTTGTGAAGAGCCTCACGCGCCTGCTGCTGCCCGGTGCGCTGCTAGTAGCCCTTATCCTAGCCTTCAACGGCACGCCCATGACGCTGCAGGGCAAGCAGGAGCTCATCACGCTGCAGGGCGACTCGGTGGCCGTGAGCCGCGGGCCGGTGGCCGCCATGGTGGCCATCAAGGAGCTGGGCACCAATGGGGGCGGCTTCTACGGAGCCAACTCGGCCCACCCGCTCGAAAACCCCAACTTCATTACTAACGCCGTCGAGAACATTGCCCTGGTGATTATCCCCATTGCCATGGTGTTTGCGCTGGGTTTCTACCTGAAGCGCCGCAAGCTCTCCTACATGATTTTTGGGGTGATGACGGTAGGCTTCTTGGCCCTGCTGGCCCCCACGGTGTACTACGAAATGCACGGCAACCCCGCCATCAGCCAGATGGGCGTCGATCAGGCGCTGGGGGCTATGGAAGGCAAGGAAATCCGCTTCGGGGCCGCGGCTTCGGCCTACTGGAGCATCACCAACACCATCATCAGCTGCGGCTCCGTCAACTCCATGCACGATTCGTTTATGCCGATTTCGGGCATGAGCCAGATGCTGGGCATGATGACCAACGCCTTCTACGGCGGCTGCGGCGTGGGTCTGCTCAACTTCTTCGCCTACCTCATCATTGCCGTGTTCATTGCCGGCCTGATGGTGGGCCGCACGCCCGAGCTGCTGGGCAAGAAGATTGAGGCCCGCGAGATGAAAATCGCCATCCTCGTGACGCTGCTGCACCCGCTGCTGATTCTGGCAGGCACGGCCCTCACGGCTCACCTGTACGTGGGCAACCCCACCGAGTATGCTGGCTGGCTGGCCAACCCCGGCTACCACGGCTTCTCCGAGATGCTGTATGAGTTCACCTCCGCCTCGGCCAACAACGGCTCCGGCTTCGAGGGCCTCGGCGACAACACGCCCTGGTGGAACATCAGCACTGGCGTAGTGCTGCTGCTGGCCCGCTTCCTGCCCATCATCGGCCCGGTAGCCATTGCCGGCCTGCTGGCCCGCAAGAAGTACGTGCCCGAAAGCGCCGGCACCCTGCCCGCCGACACGGCCACCTTCGGGGTGATGGTGCTGGCCGTCATCGTCATCATCGCCGCGCTGGCCTTCTTCCCGGCCTTGGCCCTGGGGCCGCTGGCCGAGCATTTCTCGCTGTACTAG
- the kdpF gene encoding K(+)-transporting ATPase subunit F has protein sequence MMLVLFFLSLATFGYLCYVLLRPEKF, from the coding sequence ATGATGCTCGTCCTGTTTTTCCTCTCCCTCGCCACGTTCGGCTACCTCTGCTACGTGCTGCTGCGCCCGGAGAAATTTTAA
- a CDS encoding DUF7674 family protein translates to MTSSTETASLLLENFPELGAELQAPATRQSIYRQLSCFATFTREAAEGGHLALLKRCFEVADRLLRQGDAYLARAIENVYLHCLHLDGSTYGNQLARQLMPARLYQTYHYPYTTMLP, encoded by the coding sequence ATGACTTCTTCCACCGAAACCGCCTCCCTGCTGCTGGAAAACTTTCCGGAGCTGGGTGCGGAGTTGCAGGCTCCGGCTACCCGCCAGAGTATTTACCGGCAGCTGAGCTGCTTTGCCACCTTCACCCGCGAAGCCGCCGAGGGCGGCCACCTGGCCCTGCTCAAGCGCTGCTTCGAGGTGGCCGACCGCCTGCTGCGCCAGGGCGACGCCTACCTGGCCCGCGCCATCGAAAACGTGTACCTGCACTGCCTGCACCTCGATGGCAGCACCTACGGCAACCAGCTGGCCCGCCAGCTCATGCCCGCCCGCCTCTACCAGACCTATCACTATCCATACACCACCATGCTGCCCTAG
- a CDS encoding sigma-54-dependent transcriptional regulator has product MPTGTLLLIDDETSLRQLLTRVLELEGYTLLPAPDARRGLELLRQHHDEVLVVLSDVKLPDGYGLDLLPRYKQVAPLAEVILMTAYGTIPDGVRAMKEGAFDYLTKGDSDDQLLVVVERAADKARLQRRVADLEKKVGAQYSFDSMIGRSAALLQARKLAERAAPTDSTVLLEGPTGAGKELFAQAIHQASPRRSKPFVAVNCSAFPKDLLESELFGYKKGAFTGALTDKKGLLEEANGGTLFLDEIGELELNVQAKFLRVLETQQFTKLGDTKPTSVNVRIVAATNRNLKQEAEAGHFRPDLYYRLAVFTVPVPGLNERREDVPLLAEYFLQFFAGKLRRRLRGLEPEVLEQLRRHDWRGNVRELKNVLERAAILADGDTLTTDDLPADFHYFTAAPTTDEASDKSLRNLEKRQIRQVLHDTGGNKMEAARQLGIGTKTLYRKIQEYGL; this is encoded by the coding sequence ATGCCCACCGGAACCCTGCTGCTCATCGACGACGAAACCAGCCTGCGCCAGCTGCTCACGCGGGTGCTGGAGCTGGAGGGCTACACCCTGCTCCCGGCCCCCGATGCCCGCCGCGGCCTGGAGCTGCTGCGCCAGCACCACGACGAGGTACTGGTAGTGCTGTCGGATGTGAAGCTGCCCGACGGCTACGGCCTCGACCTGCTGCCGCGCTACAAGCAGGTCGCCCCGCTGGCCGAGGTCATCCTGATGACGGCCTACGGCACCATTCCCGACGGCGTGCGGGCCATGAAGGAAGGCGCCTTCGACTACCTCACCAAGGGCGACTCCGACGACCAGCTGCTGGTGGTAGTGGAGCGCGCCGCCGACAAGGCCCGCCTGCAGCGCCGCGTGGCCGACCTCGAAAAGAAAGTAGGCGCTCAATACAGCTTCGACAGCATGATTGGCCGCTCCGCCGCGCTGCTGCAGGCCCGGAAGCTGGCTGAGCGTGCGGCTCCTACCGATAGCACGGTTTTGCTGGAAGGGCCTACCGGCGCGGGCAAGGAGCTATTTGCCCAGGCCATTCACCAGGCCAGTCCGCGCCGCAGCAAGCCGTTCGTGGCCGTGAACTGCTCGGCCTTCCCTAAGGATTTGCTGGAATCGGAGCTGTTTGGCTATAAGAAGGGCGCGTTTACGGGCGCGCTGACCGACAAGAAGGGGCTGCTGGAGGAAGCCAACGGCGGCACGCTGTTTCTGGACGAAATCGGGGAGCTGGAGCTGAACGTGCAGGCCAAGTTCCTGCGGGTGCTGGAAACCCAGCAGTTCACCAAGCTCGGCGACACGAAGCCCACCAGCGTGAACGTGCGCATCGTGGCCGCCACCAACCGCAACCTCAAGCAGGAAGCCGAGGCCGGCCACTTTCGGCCCGATCTGTACTACCGCCTGGCCGTGTTTACGGTACCGGTGCCGGGCCTCAACGAGCGACGCGAGGATGTGCCGCTGCTGGCCGAGTATTTCCTGCAGTTCTTCGCCGGTAAGCTGCGCCGCCGCCTGCGCGGCTTGGAGCCCGAGGTGCTGGAGCAGCTGCGCCGCCACGACTGGCGCGGCAACGTGCGGGAACTGAAAAACGTGCTGGAACGCGCCGCCATCCTCGCCGACGGCGACACGCTCACCACCGACGACCTGCCCGCCGACTTCCACTACTTCACGGCCGCCCCCACCACTGACGAGGCCTCCGACAAAAGCCTACGCAATCTGGAGAAGCGCCAGATTCGGCAGGTGCTCCACGACACCGGCGGCAACAAGATGGAAGCCGCCCGCCAGCTCGGCATCGGCACCAAAACCCTCTACCGCAAGATTCAGGAATACGGGCTGTAG